From the Maridesulfovibrio zosterae DSM 11974 genome, the window ATCAACTAATCTTTCCAAAGAAGGCTTAATCAGCGATTCCAAACAATTTCGAGAATATGCACAGGTACAGGGCAAGGAAAATAAAGTCAGGGCCGGAGAATTTAATCTCTACACAAACATGACTGCCCCGCAAATCCTCGAAACCCTGACAACGACTTCAGGCATAATGCACAAGTTTTCAGTCCGCGAAGGGCTTACGTGGTGGGCAACGGCAGATGTTGCTGCAAAATCAAAATTAACTGATTATGCCCAGTTTAAAGCTGCCGTTTCTGATCCAAATCTGCTTGCAAAATATCACATACCCGCAAAAAGTGCTGAAGGTTATCTGTTTCCTGAGACATATTTACTGACCGCTCCCAAAAAAGATTCAGGGAAGGTTCTTGTGGAAACTATGCTCAAAGAATTTCGTAAAGCTGCTCAAAAAGCATGGAATGGCAAACTTCCTGATCCGGATGAAATACACAAGACGATTATTCTGGCTTCTCTTATTGAAAAAGAAACCGGAGATGTATCTGAAAGACGTACAATAGCAGGAGTATTCGCGAACCGCCTTCAAAAAGGCTATCTGCTCCAGTGCGATCCAACTATCATATATGGGCTTGGTGAAACGTTTGACGGTAACATTCGTAAGAAACACATCAGCGATAAATCTAATCCCTACAACTCATACCAGCACAGGGGATTGCCTCCCGGCCCAATATGCTCTCCGGGACTTGAGTCGATAAAAGCAGCCATTAATCCCGAAAAACATTCTTATTTATATTTTGTCGCCAAAGGTAATGGAGCGCATTACTTCAGCAAATCGCTGAAAGAACACAATGCAGCGGTGAAAAGATATCAGCTTCACAGAAACAAAAAAACATATCGATCATATAATTAACAGTAACAGGATGATCTGAGGCCTATCAGCATAGTTTTTTTCTAGCGGACTCCTCGTTATCATATATGGAAGCCATTTTGCTGATCCCCATTGAATCAAGTACGCAACGGAAATTCCCCGACAACCCTGTGATAATAATATTGCAGCCTTTGGCTTTAGCTTTTTCTATTACGTTATAGAGTGTATCGATTGCGGCCCCGTTAATAGAAGCTTTCTCTTGAAAGATAATGAGAATATTCATTTTTGAAGTGTCCATTGCTTCATCAAAAATATCAATTAACAATCCTTCGGATTTAGAAGTAAGATTGCCGGCAACTTCTATAACTGCGAGCTTATCCTCAAAAATAAGCCGAACGTCATCCTGTTTTTTACGTGCAAATAAACGCCGATCATCTGAAAGGCGCAAAGCTTTTTCCAAGTCTTCACGCTTTACAGGCTTGTTGAGAAAATCAGTGGCATCGAGATTCAAGGCTTTGATGGCAAGATCCATATCTCCGTGTCCCGTGATAACTATTACTTCTGAGTCAGGTGATATGGCTTTAATTCTACTGAGTACCTCAAGTCCGTCCATTCCCGGCATTTTAATGTCAGTCATAACGAGATCAGGCTTTCTTGCATCAAAAATTTCGATTCCTATTTCACCGTTCTCAGCGGTCAAGACTTCATGTCCATAAGCTGTAAGAAGCATTTCGAACATGTTTAATGTAGCTCTTTCATCGTCTATTACAAGAATTTTACTCACACTTTACCCCATATATATTCTCTATAAATTCAGAGTTTAACTCTCTTCTTTTGCTGCAGGAAAAACAAGAGTGAATGAAGTCCCCACTCCTTGCTGGCTATCTATTTCTATACTACCCTTACAATCACGTACTATGCCATAAGTAATTGCCAGTCCCAACCCCATTCCATATCCTACTTCTTTGGTACTAAAGAACGGTTCGAATATTTTATCACGCACCTCATCAGTAATTCCAGCTCCAGTATCCGAAACACGGATATATACGTTGTCCGCTCTCTGATAAGTAGTTATTTTAATAAAATCTTCACTATCTATTCCTGTATTTTCTCTCTTTTCTGCAATTGCATCACGAGCATTATTAACCAGATTAAAAAAGACCTGCTGCAATCGGTTATCCTGCGCAATAATTCGTGACATATTTTCTGTAAGATCAAGTTCAAAATTAACATTCTGTAATTCAAATTGTCTGGTAACCAAAGTTAGAACACTGCGTACAGGTGCATTTATATCGACCTTTTCAGTTTTAAATCCTGATTTGCGACCGAATGCACGTAAGGCTGATATGATTTCCGCAGCCCGGTCAACTTGATTACTGACCTCACGAGCAACTTTCTCAAGCTGAGCTGCGGGCAAATCCCGATTCTGCTCCGCCATGAGAGCAAGATATTCACTGCCCATTTTAATTGCATTAAGAGGTTGGTTAACTTCATGCGCTACCCCGGCCGACATTTCACCCAGAGATTTCATCTTTGCAGCCTGTACAAGCTGAGCATCTTTTTCGATAATTTCAGTAATATCGTTGACTGCGACAATAATAGAAGGTTCGCTTCGGTAAGTAATCGGGCACGCATGCATATTTACATATACAGGCTTACCGCTTTTTTTATAATGCAGAATTTTTGGGTAATAAATGCAACCGGACGGCCCTCCGTATTCTTCAAAAGCTTTAATACATTCCTTATTTGATTCGGGCCCAAGTTTTATAAATTTTTCTCCTATCAGCTCTTTGAGCGAATAACCGTAAAGTTCAGTAACCCTCGGATTGGCATCTATAATTTTAAAATCAGCACAGGAAACAACAAGAATCGGGTCTGGTCCGCTGTCAAAGAGTGACTTGTATTTTTCCTCTGATTCTCGAAGCCTGCGCCTATAAAGTTTTATGGACCAGACCATATTGCGAAAACTATCGGCCAGTTGAACAACTTCATCACCCTGTCTTTTAGAATAAAAATGGCAATCCTGACATTGCTGCAGACTTTCGCGACCACCGACTTCATTATCTGTGTTGTTACTGGAAAGATCGAAATGCCAGCAGGGAAAATCAGTATTATAATAGGCCGGACAACTCGAAGCATTCCATTCAGAACCACTGGATAAAACATCAATACTGAAATTGAAGTTACCACGCGACAATTCATCAGACAGTCTTGTAAGCTTACTCACAGGTTTAGTAATATACTCCGCCAATCTGTGACTGATTACAAAAATGATCACCACTACAAAAGAAATAAATCCTAGAAATGTAAACCGGAGTGTAGAAACAAGCTGATCAATATGGATCTTATTAAGCCCCACATGAACTGTCCCTATACGGTACAACCCCTCTTTAATAGGTACGGCAATATCATAAGCTGAAGTCTTCCCCAGATTTATCAAACGAACAGATTTATCACTTCCCTCAGGAATAGGGTTAGCTTTATCAAGGTCACCCGGGAAAGGTCTTGTGAAAGTATGACATAGGACTTGATTCTCTTTATCGAGCACATAAATATAGGTAATAAGGTGCTGCCGTTCACGAAGCTTGGCTTCCTCAAAAGTAAGGCTGAGCAACTGCGGATAGTCTCTATCAAGAATATATCCTGCACCACGTTCTGCTATTGAATAAGCAATCGCAACTCCGCGCAATTCGAGTTCCTTGGTTAGCGAAGAAACTAAAATCCATCGCGCAAGAAGAGCTATAATGGCACTGATAATAAGTATTACGCCAAGAGTAGAAAAGAAAATTTTATTTTTGAGAGAAAAACCTGAAAAACGATCAACAAATTTCTTTATGGTAAAGCGCTTCATCAATTGACCATCCTTTTGAGCTCTGCCCAATTGCGGATAAGCTCAAAACGTCTATCATGCAGCCGGGTAAAGTAAACCTTTTCCATACCCTGATGATCGTTTACTCCATATGAAACAGTAATTCCAGGTGCTATTTCAAATTTATTCAAAGATTCAATAGCAGTGAGAAATTTATCTCTGGTCAGATCTTTTCCACTACGCTTTAGCCCCTCTACAAGGATTCTGGCGTTAAAAAAACCTTCAAGACCTACAAAATCAGGTGTGTCATCGGGATAATATCTTTTCAATAACTTTATATAATTTGCAGCCTCAGACTTGGAAAGGTCATCATTCTTGCTGAAAGGAGGAACAACCTGAGACATTATCACTAACTCTTTAATATTTTCAGGAAGTTGAGAAAAATCCCGTGCCCCCATAAACGAGACTGTATAGTAAACGGGGTGAATGCCCTCTTTTCTAAGTTTGTTCATGAATTTAATGCATGGCCCACTGGTTCCAATCATAAAGACAGCCTGTGCACCTGAGTATTTTATTTTTTCAACACCTTCCTGTATGTCCAAAGAACCTCGCGTATAAGAACCTCTGGCTACAGGTTCAAGATCATACTCTTTAAGAGCCAATTCTGTCCCGGTTAATCCATCAAACCCGAAAGCATCATACTGGTAGAAAACAGCAATCTTATTGATACCCAGATCCTGTATCATATGCCGGACAGCTTCTTTAGTTTCCTGATAGTAAGACGGCCGGATATTTATCACATAACGCTTGAAAGGTCTGCGTAAAGCATCAGCTCCGGTAAACATGCCTAACAATGGAATTTTTGCATCATCGACCAGAGGAATTATTTTAACTGTTGTGGGGGTCCCCACATAGCAGAATAACGCAAAGACTTTATCTTCAATGATCAATTTTTGCGTATTTACCAAGCATTTAGGGGGGTCATATGAATCGTCATAAGCAATAATCTCAATATTTCTACCGTAAATTCCTCCCTGCTCATTGATATACTTTATATACGCAAGAGCACCATGCAGAGTCTGGGTTCCTAGAAAACTTGCATGCCCTTCCAAAGCAAGTGAAGAACCTAGTATTATTTTATCATCAAAAACACCGGGATTATCATCTTCATGAACAGGTATGGATACGGATCTATCGCAAGCGGTAATTAAGAACAAAGCTAAAACCAATATGAACTTTTTCATTATCTACTATTCCCGGGGTTGGCTAAATTCATTGCCATGACAGTCTGCCCTTTGAACAAAGTACTTCGCTTGCGTGGAGGTATTTTAAGGCTGCGTAAAAATTGAATGCTTAAACGACTCATCCCATTTCCAGCAGACCTCGCTGCACGGACCTCAGCATATATAAGATGAGGTTCAAAAGTTTTTCGTTTAGGCATATAAATCAGCATACACAATAAAATTTTATCACTGCGTGAAATAAGACTTCCGCCTGTTTGGACTTTTCCATATATAGCTATTCCACCTTTAGAAATATCAATAACATGCGGATTTTTTAAATTTTCTGAGATATTTTGTCTGTTGTCTATAATAATTTCAGGAGCACTATTGTCTAAAATATAGTCAATATCATAATCATCACCTTCCAACCGCCAGATTTTAATCTTTATATAACGCTGATCAGCAACTTTTCTACGTGCGAAAACTCTGCGCCGGATATATCCGAAAGAAGATGTTCTTGTAATCACTGCGCCCTTATCTTCCGAGTAACTTTTCACTTTACCTACAAACGCATTGATTTTTTTATTATCTTTCAGCATATCACTAAAGATACACTTCACCTTGACTCCCGATTTAAGTAACGAAGGGGTGACGACATCATCAAATGAAACAACAACATCAACTGATTCAGTCCCCGATACATTTGCCACCGCAGCCAAAGTCCTTTGTTCAGACCTTTCACCCAAAATATCTATTTGC encodes:
- the mltG gene encoding endolytic transglycosylase MltG; translated protein: MGQKTKEESGQPSRKNNSGNVAGKKIILHYVMPALAVGCIAMMLVASWFMYKSWSFLNIPPEIEGRQILFTVEPGEALWTVSTNLSKEGLISDSKQFREYAQVQGKENKVRAGEFNLYTNMTAPQILETLTTTSGIMHKFSVREGLTWWATADVAAKSKLTDYAQFKAAVSDPNLLAKYHIPAKSAEGYLFPETYLLTAPKKDSGKVLVETMLKEFRKAAQKAWNGKLPDPDEIHKTIILASLIEKETGDVSERRTIAGVFANRLQKGYLLQCDPTIIYGLGETFDGNIRKKHISDKSNPYNSYQHRGLPPGPICSPGLESIKAAINPEKHSYLYFVAKGNGAHYFSKSLKEHNAAVKRYQLHRNKKTYRSYN
- a CDS encoding response regulator, giving the protein MSKILVIDDERATLNMFEMLLTAYGHEVLTAENGEIGIEIFDARKPDLVMTDIKMPGMDGLEVLSRIKAISPDSEVIVITGHGDMDLAIKALNLDATDFLNKPVKREDLEKALRLSDDRRLFARKKQDDVRLIFEDKLAVIEVAGNLTSKSEGLLIDIFDEAMDTSKMNILIIFQEKASINGAAIDTLYNVIEKAKAKGCNIIITGLSGNFRCVLDSMGISKMASIYDNEESARKKLC
- a CDS encoding ATP-binding protein, translating into MKRFTIKKFVDRFSGFSLKNKIFFSTLGVILIISAIIALLARWILVSSLTKELELRGVAIAYSIAERGAGYILDRDYPQLLSLTFEEAKLRERQHLITYIYVLDKENQVLCHTFTRPFPGDLDKANPIPEGSDKSVRLINLGKTSAYDIAVPIKEGLYRIGTVHVGLNKIHIDQLVSTLRFTFLGFISFVVVIIFVISHRLAEYITKPVSKLTRLSDELSRGNFNFSIDVLSSGSEWNASSCPAYYNTDFPCWHFDLSSNNTDNEVGGRESLQQCQDCHFYSKRQGDEVVQLADSFRNMVWSIKLYRRRLRESEEKYKSLFDSGPDPILVVSCADFKIIDANPRVTELYGYSLKELIGEKFIKLGPESNKECIKAFEEYGGPSGCIYYPKILHYKKSGKPVYVNMHACPITYRSEPSIIVAVNDITEIIEKDAQLVQAAKMKSLGEMSAGVAHEVNQPLNAIKMGSEYLALMAEQNRDLPAAQLEKVAREVSNQVDRAAEIISALRAFGRKSGFKTEKVDINAPVRSVLTLVTRQFELQNVNFELDLTENMSRIIAQDNRLQQVFFNLVNNARDAIAEKRENTGIDSEDFIKITTYQRADNVYIRVSDTGAGITDEVRDKIFEPFFSTKEVGYGMGLGLAITYGIVRDCKGSIEIDSQQGVGTSFTLVFPAAKEES
- a CDS encoding ABC transporter substrate-binding protein — protein: MKKFILVLALFLITACDRSVSIPVHEDDNPGVFDDKIILGSSLALEGHASFLGTQTLHGALAYIKYINEQGGIYGRNIEIIAYDDSYDPPKCLVNTQKLIIEDKVFALFCYVGTPTTVKIIPLVDDAKIPLLGMFTGADALRRPFKRYVINIRPSYYQETKEAVRHMIQDLGINKIAVFYQYDAFGFDGLTGTELALKEYDLEPVARGSYTRGSLDIQEGVEKIKYSGAQAVFMIGTSGPCIKFMNKLRKEGIHPVYYTVSFMGARDFSQLPENIKELVIMSQVVPPFSKNDDLSKSEAANYIKLLKRYYPDDTPDFVGLEGFFNARILVEGLKRSGKDLTRDKFLTAIESLNKFEIAPGITVSYGVNDHQGMEKVYFTRLHDRRFELIRNWAELKRMVN